The following are from one region of the Nymphaea colorata isolate Beijing-Zhang1983 chromosome 7, ASM883128v2, whole genome shotgun sequence genome:
- the LOC116258156 gene encoding uncharacterized protein LOC116258156: MRSQDQHFRILRDLCSLVFSVLGSPICPPHCASSPSRPLSIPATSGRQPAGVTPSGLASLLLGVSLTLMLCGSLTFMIGFILMPWVLGLVTVLHMIGFVSSLSGLARLVLAPGAPGPSKRGKELSD, from the coding sequence ATGAGGAGCCAGGATCAACATTTCAGAATCCTACGCGACCTCTGTTCTCTGGTCTTCAGCGTTCTCGGATCGCCGATCTGCCCTCCGCACTGCGCCTCATCGCCTAGCAGACCGCTTTCTATTCCGGCGACGTCGGGCCGGCAGCCGGCTGGAGTCACTCCCTCGGGGCTAGCGTCGCTTTTGCTCGGGGTCTCGCTTACCCTCATGCTCTGCGGATCGCTCACGTTCATGATCGGGTTCATCTTGATGCCGTGGGTGCTGGGGTTGGTTACCGTGCTCCACATGATCGGATTCGTGTCGAGTTTATCCGGATTGGCTCGACTAGTTCTTGCTCCTGGAGCGCCCGGGCCCTCGAAAAGGGGGAAGGAATTATCTG